A genome region from Clostridium pasteurianum includes the following:
- a CDS encoding energy-coupling factor transporter transmembrane component T family protein, which yields MIPEWLKVKDDYAPREEKSSYIEKSIFSFIKITSIIRQNKNQDKLIYSINSTLKLICVIIMILCVSISRSFIYLMVIDLYVLINLFLMEKKLVKRILLKSIPFPFITLIALIPSMLCGNVNNSLLLFQKLIITILLMNLLSHNTKWNEISRALKLLFIPDMFIWIMDITIKYILLLGEHSLNLLYALRLRSIGVTSNKYKSLTGIIGNLFIKSYKMSEEMFHAMECRGFVGEYTTKVNFKLKKIDYIYLAINIGLLSLFFYIAY from the coding sequence ATGATTCCAGAATGGCTTAAGGTGAAAGATGATTATGCTCCAAGAGAAGAAAAAAGTTCATATATTGAAAAGAGTATTTTTTCTTTCATTAAAATAACTTCTATAATTAGACAAAATAAAAATCAAGATAAATTAATTTACTCAATAAATTCAACTTTGAAACTTATATGTGTCATAATAATGATACTATGTGTATCTATTTCAAGAAGTTTTATTTATCTAATGGTAATAGATTTATATGTGTTAATTAATCTTTTTCTTATGGAAAAAAAGTTAGTCAAAAGAATTCTATTAAAAAGTATTCCGTTTCCTTTTATAACGTTAATAGCTTTAATACCATCTATGCTTTGCGGAAATGTTAATAATAGTTTATTGCTTTTTCAAAAATTAATTATAACAATATTACTTATGAATTTATTATCTCATAATACTAAATGGAATGAAATCAGCAGAGCATTAAAACTACTATTTATACCAGACATGTTTATATGGATTATGGATATAACGATAAAATATATTCTTCTTCTAGGTGAACATTCTCTTAATTTGTTATATGCATTGAGGCTTAGATCGATTGGTGTAACTAGTAATAAATATAAGTCTCTCACAGGAATTATAGGAAATTTATTTATAAAGTCTTATAAAATGAGTGAAGAGATGTTTCATGCCATGGAATGCAGGGGGTTTGTAGGAGAATACACCACAAAGGTAAATTTCAAATTAAAGAAAATCGATTATATATATTTAGCGATAAATATAGGTTTACTTAGTTTGTTTTTTTATATAGCTTACTAA
- a CDS encoding energy-coupling factor ABC transporter ATP-binding protein: protein MIELENISFTYKNKIALDDVNVHIKEGEAVAIIGPNGSGKSTFLKLLNGIIFGGHGKYIFDNSEINEGALKDSKVLKLFHKRLGFVFQNSDAQLFCPTVFEEVAFGLMQMELSEEEVNKRTSDCLKLLNVDKLKDEHPYNLSGGEKKRVAIASVLAMNPEVITLDEPMNGIDPKGKRFLKELLVDLNKSGKTIICATHDFEYIKGVFHRAIVFSEDHKIIRDGEYENIINDKEFLRKCNII from the coding sequence ATGATAGAATTAGAAAATATCTCATTTACGTATAAGAATAAAATAGCTCTTGATGATGTAAATGTTCATATAAAAGAAGGAGAAGCTGTAGCAATCATAGGACCTAATGGAAGTGGAAAATCAACTTTCTTGAAGCTTCTAAATGGTATTATTTTTGGGGGTCATGGCAAATATATATTTGATAATAGTGAAATAAATGAGGGTGCGTTAAAGGATAGCAAAGTCTTAAAATTATTTCATAAAAGATTGGGATTTGTATTTCAAAATTCTGATGCTCAGTTATTTTGCCCTACAGTCTTTGAAGAAGTAGCATTTGGACTTATGCAAATGGAGCTATCAGAGGAAGAAGTAAATAAAAGAACTTCAGATTGTCTTAAGCTTCTTAATGTGGATAAATTAAAAGATGAACATCCATATAATTTAAGCGGGGGAGAAAAGAAGAGAGTTGCAATTGCCAGTGTACTTGCCATGAATCCGGAAGTAATAACTTTAGATGAGCCAATGAATGGAATAGATCCAAAGGGAAAAAGATTTTTAAAAGAATTATTGGTGGATTTAAATAAAAGTGGCAAGACTATAATCTGCGCAACTCATGACTTTGAATACATAAAGGGCGTCTTTCATAGGGCTATTGTGTTTTCAGAAGACCATAAAATAATAAGAGATGGCGAATACGAAAATATAATAAATGATAAAGAATTTTTAAGAAAGTGCAACATTATATAA